The window CTTAAAACCGCGGACTTTTGTCGATGCATTCTTCTCCTTGGAACCGTATGACTATCAGCAGAGTGCAGGCATTAGGTGGGTGGCAAAGAAATTGATTCTTCTTCCCAATTGATGGAGGAATTTGTATCTGTAAAATAGTTGTTcaattttataaacaaaagtGGGAATCAGGGGATGCTGATGGTTGTGACATGTAATTGCAGCATCTCTGATTTATTGTATCTACAATTTATTATTATAGAAATGGTTTTCGCACTTTTTTTGTCTCCTCGTGCCCTCCCTTGCTTTCGTCTTAGCCTTTGAATTCaattaattgtattattacacttgGTGTACGAGCCATGTTTTCGATGCACTGAAGAATCTTTCAACATTTGAAACTACAATGCCTGAAGTGCAACAATTGCGCGGTCAAGTTAGTTACTTATgctttcacaaaacaaaggctTTAAAATGTCAGTTGAAGCCGTTCCCGCCAACCCCACAGCCTCCAGAGCTCTGCAACAACGCCTCTTCTCTCTACTTCAGATAACAATTCACGGACTCACACAAAAAAGCTACATTCTTGTTCGGATTTTATCGTTCTATGTAGCTTCCGGGTATCTCAATCACGCCCGGAAAGTTTTCGAAAACGTCGAAAACCCAAGTACGACAGGTGTGGAACCAGATGATCAGAGGCCAACCAGACAGAAACGCTGCACATGGAGACGTGTGATAGGTTTGAAGGGTAAATCAGACAGAATCTGAAAGGACTTGCATGAAACGAGAACACCGTGTGGGAAAATTAAAAACACTTCGTCTTCAAGTTTAGTTGGACTTGATCACACAGTAGACGTGGGAGATGGGGACAAGGCTCCGTGTGGGTTTGCTgctattagggttttgtttgaaTCTTTGGTCACACGCCATGGCAAGGAATTATACCAAATATACATTCCCACATTGGCATATTCCTGTCATTCGTGCAGGCAACAAAAAGCTTTTTGTTGTTACGTACAAACAACCTGTCATTCATGCAGTCAAGTCAAAGCTTTTTGTTGTTACGTACAAATCGCATATACGCAATCTGCCGCATATTTATAATCGTCGAAGCAAAAGGTTCTATACACGTGTCAAATTTTGATTTGTCTGCAAAGAGAAATCACCTGTATCCTACACAAAAAAATCTCTTGAATACGTGTGATCCTTCAAAATAGACTTGACAATTTATTGCACAAGCCGTAAACCTAACACGAAATGAAGTGAAAATAACAGGTTTCAAGTAAATCCGTTAATAAATCGGATCGTTATCGTGCATTAAGAACTTGTTAACGAATTGGACTGTTAAAATTAGACCGTTATCGGATCATCTGTAAAGAATCCAATCAAATATAATTTGTCAAATCAAAATATTAAACATGATAATTTCTTGCATAACTCGTTAACAAACACGACAAACATTATCCGTTTACCGGGTCTACTTCAATCGGACACAAGACTTTCTCGTGTGGTCACTTCTTACATTTGGCCAAGGAAGCAGACGCCGCATTGTACAACTGCTTTATATACGAGCGGGGATTTGGACACTTGAACACACAAAAAATGGCGACTCGGAGCGAGGACCGGTTTGAAATAGCCTTCTTCGACGTGGAGACGACGGTGCCGACCCGACCCGGACAGGGCTTCAACATCTTGGAATTCGGGTCGATTCTCGTTTGCCCTAGGAAGCTGGTGGAGCTCGAGAGCTACTCCACCCTGATTCGACCCGCCGACCTCTCCGCCATCGATTCCCTGTCCGTCCGTTGCAACGGCATTACCCGCGACGCCGTCATTGCCGCCCCTTCTTTTGAAGACATCGCCGATAGGGTCTACGACATTCTCCACGGTTAGCtcctttccttttaatttttgttttctcaGTTTCTAACTTTGTTTGGCTGCCGAGTAAATTGAGGGAAAAATTGGGACTTTTATCTTTAGTTTTGTACGAATGAAGTGATAGTTAACGTGAAGGTTTGATTTTTATGGATGATtgtgtgtttggttgctgagaaatcgAAGGAAAATTAGCTGAAACTAAACTAGCTCAGTTTTAATTTTTGAGTGTTGCTTTGGATTTTTCATTTCTGTGGTTGTTGTTGGTGGATAATTTTGAGATCCATTTTTCGATACGGCATGAAAACTTATTCGATGAGTGAAATTTGATTTTGCGGTTGTTGTGTATAGAACGTATATGGGCTGGTCACAACATTCTGAGGTTTGATTGTTATCGGATTCGGGAGGCTTTCGCACGCATTGGTCGGCCTGCGCCAGAACCGAAAGGTACCATTGATTCGTTGGCATTGTTGACACAGCGGTTCGGAAGGAGAGCTGGTAACATGAAGGTATTTATTTTCTCTCCATCTGTTGGTAAATGTTACCGGTTAGATTTTGATCCGAATAAGTTCTTTAAATTAAGGGGCAAAATGAAATATGTGGTTTTGAGGAGGAGGAGCATTTGTGCAGTTTCTAGGTGTTGATGTATGTTACTTGTGAATGTTATCATTGATACATACATGACACAAATTATTTTGCGCAGATGGCCTCCCTTGCAACCTATTTCGGGCTTGGACAGCAGACACACAGGTATTTCTGCAATCCTACTTCGAGTTTAAACTAATTACTCTTGCCTTCAATTTGGTTTCCTTGAACTAATCTTTTATGTAATGGATTGTCAGGAGTTTGGATGATGTTCGAATGAATCTTGAAGTTCTGAAGTATTGTGCAACCGTGTTACTCTTGGTAATGATATGATTTTGAAAGGATGGTGAACCCATTCTTGAATAATAAAGCATTTATATGAAATCTCATGTGATGGTTTTTTAATGGTAGTGTAGGGCGGGGTGTTACCATGTTAGAATATAAATCAATAgtatttccttccttttttccctttgttttttcaaatttgaaatgTATGAGGCGTAAGACGTAAGACCAGTCTTTCTAAAACAGTACTTGGCTCAACAGAATATTTCAATAGAACTAACTATAGTCTGATCTACTCACAGGAGTCGAGCCTCCCAGACATATTCACAGAGAATAGTTGGGTTTCTCCAAATGCTACCACAAGAAGTCGTAGTGATGGGAAATCATCTTCTACAAATCAAATAACAGGGGACAATCATCCAATAACATCTCTTAGGACTACCAAAGAAGTCTCTAATCTGGTTGAATCTAGCACAGCTCGACCAGATCCCTTTGACATGGGCCCACTTAGCAATGAAGTGATGAAAGAGGTGAATCAGCCAGATATCGCCATGGTAGAAATACCTGTGCAAGAGTCTGTTGAGAGTTCTTCCCATTTGGCTGCATTGGGGAGTTCCAATGGCACTATGGAGTTTTTGCAGCCTGATGAAATTTCTATTCCTTCAATCTGTGCTTCCCTTGTTCTGTTGTATCATGGGCGTCAGAGGATAAAGTTGTTACACAAAGATGTAAGTTTGCAGCTTTGCTGTAGGCATATGAAATTGCGGTTTGGGATCAATGAAAAGTTTTTTGATCATGCTGGCCAGCCACGATTGAATATTGTTTGTTACGCATCACAAAATTTGTGCAAAGTTCTTGATGCATGTGATGGCATTGCACAAAAGTTGTCTATGGATTCCGGTAGCAGCTCCGAATGGAGGCCTGTAGTGATCCGAAAAGAGGGTTTCAATAACTATCCTACAGTGAGATTACAGTAAGTtttagtctctctctctctctctctctctctctctctctctcacacacacacacacacacacacacacacgaaacACATTATTCCTGCAGTCTATTGGCTACTGAGAAAGAATATTCATCTGATTAGATGTACTTTTTTGTGTATAATTTGTTTTTGCAGCATACAGACAGCAGTATGTGGGGATATTGCAATATACGCCACAGAGATATATCAAAAAGAACCTTCTGGCGCCGAGGAGAGGCTCATCTTCACCAAGTTTGATGCTTCAGCACTTAGCACCCTTTTCAAACCGCAGACTTTTATGGATGCGTTCTTCTCCTTGGATCCGTATGACCATCAGGAGAGTGCAGGCATTAGGTTGGTGGCAAAGAAATTGATTCTTCATTCCAATTGATGGATGAATTTGGATCTCTGATTTATTTGACGGGGGAAGTTGCTCTGTAAATATGACATGTAAATATGACAAGTAGATTGACATATTCAGGATGATAGTTGTGACGTGTAATTGCAGTTTGTGTTAATGTTAATTCTTTCTTATTAAAATTCTGTGCTACCATATATGTTCTTTGACTATGCACTCTGATCAAATCAATTTATTAGAACCAAGTTATTATTACAGTTTTCGCACTTCCCTTTTCTACTCATGCTCCTTCCTTTTGTCCTAGCctttgaattcaataaatcaaatTAGATCAGACAACTGATACACCGAGAAAGAGAAAACGAGAGTGTGAAAATCACTACGGTAAACAATTCGAAAAGGAAACTCTTAATAAGTTTGCAACTAATTTGGCAACATTGTCTCTTGTGGCCAAGATGGTACCCACTTTGAGATTTGCGATTGTGAGCAAGAAAATAGGAAACTTGTATACTAATAAAGCCAAAAATCTCCTTTTAATCAAGCCTTAAAAATTCGTAAGATATGATAATTTCTTTCGTAACTCGTTAACTACCGTGATTTAAAAACCCGTTAGGACAACAGAACATACTACACAAACACGACAAAGATCATCCGTTTACCGGGTCTACTTCCATCGGACACAAGACTTTCTCGTGTGGTCACTTCTTACATTTGGCCAAGGAAGCAGAAGCCGCATTGCACAACTGCTTTATATACGAGCGGGGATTTGGACACTTGGATGCAAAAAAAATGGCGAGTCGGAGCGAGGATCGGTTCGAAATAGCCTTCTTCGACGTGGAGACGATGGTGCCGACCCGATCCGGACAGGGCTTCACCATCTTGGAATTCGGGTCGATTCTCGTTTGCCCTAGGAAGCTGGTGGAGCTCGAGAGCTACTCCACCCTGATTCGACCCGCCGACCTCTCCGCCATCAATTCCCTGTCCGTCCGTGGCAACGGCATTACCCGCGACGCCGTCATTGCCGCCCCTTCTTTTCAAGACATCGCCGATACGGTCTACGACATTCTCCACGGTTAGCtcctttccttttaatttttgttttctcaGTTTCTAACTCTGTTTGGCTGCCGAGAAAATTGAGGGAAAAATTTGGACTTTTATCTTTAGTTTTGTACGAATGAATTGATAATTAACGTGAAGGTTTGATTTTTATGGATGATtgtgtgtttggttgctgagaaatcgAAGGAAAATTAGCTGAAACTAAACTAGCTCAGTTTTAATTTTTGAGTGTTGCTTTGGATTTTTCATTTCTGAGGTTGTTGTTGGTGGATAATTTGAGATCCATTTTTCGAAACGGCATGAAAACTTATTTGACGAGTGAAATTTGATTTTGCGGTTGTTGTGTATAGAACGTATATGGGCTGGTCACAACATTCTGAGGTTTGATTGTTATCGGATTCGGGAGGCTTTCGCACGCATTGGTCGGCCTGCGCCAGAACCGAAAGGTACCATTGATTCGTTGGCATTGTTGACACAGCGGTTCGGAAGGAGAGCTGGTAACATGAAGGTATTTATTTTCTCTCCATCTGTTGGTAAATGTTACCGGTTAGATTTTGATCCGAATAAGTTCTTTAAATTAAGGGGCAAAATGAAATATGTGGTTTTGAGGAGGAGGAGCATTTGTGCAGTTTCTAGGTGTTGATGTATGTTACTTGTGAATGTTATCGTTGATACATACATGACACAAATTATTTTGCGCAGATGGCCTCCCTTGCAACCTATTTCGGGATTGGACAGCAGACACACAGGTATTTCTGCAAACCTAGTTCGAGTTTAAACTAATTACTCTTGCCTTCAATTTGGTTTCCTTGAACTAATCTTTTATGTAATGGTTTGTCAGGAGTTTGGATGATGTTCGAATGAATCTTGAAGTTCTGAAGTATTGTGCAACCGTGTTACTCTTGGTAATGATATGATTTTGAAAGGATGGTGAACCCATTCTTGAATAATAAAGCATTTATATGAAATCTCATGTGATGGTTTTTTAATGGTAGTGTAGGGCGGGGTGTTACCATGTTAGAATATAAATCAATAgtatttccttccttttttccctttgttttttcaaatttgaaatgTATGAGGCGTAAGACGTAAGACCAGTCTTTCTAAAACAGTACTTGGCTCAACAAAATATTTCAATAGAACTAACTATAGTCTGATCTACTCACAGGAGTCGAGCCTCCCAGACATATTCACAGAGAATAGTTGGGTTTCTCCAAATGCTACCACAAGAAGTCGTAGTGACGGGAAATCATCTGCTAAGGGGTCTCGCATAAACATGAATACTGAGCATGAGAATCGTCAGATGTTATCTTCTACAAATCAAATAACAGGGGAGAATCATCCAATAACATCTCTTAGGACTAAAGACACTGAAGAAGTCTCTAATCTGATTGAATCTAGCGCCGCTCGACCAGATCCCTTTGACATGGGCCCACTTAACGATGAAGTGACGAAAGAGCTGAATCAGCCAGACATTGCCATGGTAGAAATACCTGTGAAAGAGTCTGTCGAGAGTTCTTCCCCTTTTGCTGCATCGGGGAGTTCCAATGGCACTATGGAGTTTTTGCAGCCTGATGAAATCTCTATTCCTTCTATCTGTGCTTCCCTTGTTCCGTTGTATCATGGGAGTCAGAGGATAAAGTTGTTACACAAAGATGTAAGTTTGCAGCTTTGCTGTAGGCATATGAAATTGCGGTTTGGAATCAATGGAAAGTTTTTTGATCATGCTGGCCGGCCACGATTGAATATTGTTTGTTACGCATCACAAAATTTGTGCAAAGTTCTTGATGCATGTGATGGCATTGCACAAAAGTTGTCTATGGATTCCGGTAGCAGCTCCGAATGGAGGCCTGTTGTGATCCGAAAAGAGGGTTTCAATAACTATCCTACAGTGAGATTACAGTAAGTtttagtctctctctctctctctctttctcacacACACACGAAACACATTATTCCTGCAGTCTATTGGCTACTGAGAAAGAATATTCATCTGATTAGATGTACTTTTTTGTGTATAATTTGTTTTTGCAGCATACAGACAGCAGTATGTGGGGATATTGCAATATACGCCACAGAGATATATCAAAAAGAGCCTTCTGGCGCTGAGGAGAGGCTCGTCTTCACCAAGTTTGATGCTTCAGCACTTAGCACCCTTTTCAAACCGCAGACTTTTGTGGATGCATTCTTCTCCTTGGATCCGTATGACTTTCAGGAGAGTGCAGGCATTAGGTTGGTGGCAAAGAAATTGATTCTTCATTCCAATTGATGGATGA is drawn from Malus domestica chromosome 14, GDT2T_hap1 and contains these coding sequences:
- the LOC103424595 gene encoding protein NEN1-like codes for the protein MATRSEDRFEIAFFDVETTVPTRPGQGFNILEFGSILVCPRKLVELESYSTLIRPADLSAIDSLSVRCNGITRDAVIAAPSFEDIADRVYDILHERIWAGHNILRFDCYRIREAFARIGRPAPEPKGTIDSLALLTQRFGRRAGNMKMASLATYFGLGQQTHRSLDDVRMNLEVLKYCATVLLLESSLPDIFTENSWVSPNATTRSRSDGKSSSTNQITGDNHPITSLRTTKEVSNLVESSTARPDPFDMGPLSNEVMKEVNQPDIAMVEIPVQESVESSSHLAALGSSNGTMEFLQPDEISIPSICASLVLLYHGRQRIKLLHKDVSLQLCCRHMKLRFGINEKFFDHAGQPRLNIVCYASQNLCKVLDACDGIAQKLSMDSGSSSEWRPVVIRKEGFNNYPTVRLHIQTAVCGDIAIYATEIYQKEPSGAEERLIFTKFDASALSTLFKPQTFMDAFFSLDPYDHQESAGIRLVAKKLILHSN
- the LOC103455375 gene encoding protein NEN1-like encodes the protein MASRSEDRFEIAFFDVETMVPTRSGQGFTILEFGSILVCPRKLVELESYSTLIRPADLSAINSLSVRGNGITRDAVIAAPSFQDIADTVYDILHERIWAGHNILRFDCYRIREAFARIGRPAPEPKGTIDSLALLTQRFGRRAGNMKMASLATYFGIGQQTHRSLDDVRMNLEVLKYCATVLLLESSLPDIFTENSWVSPNATTRSRSDGKSSAKGSRINMNTEHENRQMLSSTNQITGENHPITSLRTKDTEEVSNLIESSAARPDPFDMGPLNDEVTKELNQPDIAMVEIPVKESVESSSPFAASGSSNGTMEFLQPDEISIPSICASLVPLYHGSQRIKLLHKDVSLQLCCRHMKLRFGINGKFFDHAGRPRLNIVCYASQNLCKVLDACDGIAQKLSMDSGSSSEWRPVVIRKEGFNNYPTVRLHIQTAVCGDIAIYATEIYQKEPSGAEERLVFTKFDASALSTLFKPQTFVDAFFSLDPYDFQESAGIRLVAKKLILHSN